CGACGATGGCGGTGGCGCTGGTCGACATCCGCGATCAGTTCGACGCCGGTGCGGCGGCCTCGTGGATGATCTCTGGGCTGTACCTGGCGACGGCCGTGGGCTCGCCCACCGCGGGCCGGTTGGCCGATCTGTTCGGGTCCCGTCGGGTCTTTCTAGCGTCGCTGGCGTTGACCCTGGTCGCGTCGGCGGCCGCGCCGTTGGCGCCGAACCTGGGCTGGTTGATCGCGTTCCGGGTGTTGTTGGGCATCGGTACGTGTGCGGCGTTCCCGGCCGGGGTGGCGATGTTGCGGGCGGAAGCCGACCGGCTGGGGGTGGAGCTGCCGACGGCGGCGCTGAGTGTGCTGGCCATCGGCGGCCAGGTGATGGTCGCGTTCGGTCCGGTCGTCGGCGGGGTGCTGGTGCAGTACTGGGGCTGGCGGTCGATCTTCCTGATGAACCTGCCGCTGGCCGCTGTGGTGATCGTCATGGCGCTGGTGTGGCTGCCCCGGGACCGCGGGGTGGACAAGCGCGCTTCGGTGTGGGGCCGGCTGGATCTGGTGGGGGCGGGGTTGTTCGCGGCCACGGTCGCCGTGTTGATGTTGTTTCTGCTGTCGCTGTCGGAGCGACCACAGTGGTGGTGGTTACCGGTGCTGGCGGTGGTCGCGGCGGCGTTCGTTGCCTTCGAGTTGCGGGCGCGGGAGCCCTTCGTGGACGTTCGGATGCTGGCGGGCAATCGGGCGTTGAGCGGTACCTATCTGCGGACCGCGTTGACGTATGTGGCGTTCTACATGGTGTTTTTCGGTTTTCCCATGTGGTTGCAGAGCGCGCGGGGGTTGCCGCCGGGGCAGGTCGGGTTGGTGGTGTTGCCGATTGCGTTGCTGGCGATGGCGTCGGTGGCCGTGGCAGGGCGGGTGCTTCCGCGGATGGGGCATTGGCCGGTGCTGGTGGCGGGTTCGGCGATGCTGCTGGCCGGCGGGGTGGGGTTGATCTTGCTGGATGCCACGGCTGTGGTGGGGGCGTTGGTGGCCGTGGCCGCGGTGCTGGGGGTGCCCAACGGGTTCAACAACATCGGCAACCAGTCGGCGCTGTACCGGCAGGCGGCGGCGCGTGATGCCGGGATCGCTGCAGGGCTGTTCCGGACCTCTCAGTATGTTGGTGCCAACATCGCGGCTGCGATGATCGAGTTGTGCTTCGCGGGTCCGGTCAGTGATCCGGGGCTGCACCGGCTCGGTGGCGTGGTCGCGGGGATCAGTGCGGTGCTGCTGGTGGGCGCCCTGGTGGGGTTGGTGGTCGGGCGCCGGTTCCGCTGAGCGGGGGTGCTGCGCACTGGTCTGCTGCTGGAGTCCGGTTGCAGGCGGGGCCTGCGTGTGCTTGTGGAGGTGGCCCCTTTGGTTCGCGGCAGTGTCGGTGATTCCTCTGCCGCCTTTGATTCGCTGTTCAGCGACGTGTTCTCGGGGACGTCGGAGGGCGCTTCGGCTTCGGAGCGCGGTCTGGCGTTGGGCACGTTGCTGGATGCGCAGGCGCATGAGGTGGTGTCGAAGGCGGTTCGGGCCACTGTGGACTGGGGCAGTCGGGAGTTGGACGGGGCGCATCTGCTGTGGGCGGTGACGCAGGTGCCTGCGACGGCCGAGTTGCTGGTGTCCTCCGGGGTGCGGGTGGCGGAGTTGTCGTCGGCGGTGCGGTCGGCTGTGGTGGCGGCGCAGGATCCGGGGGTGGCGGGGTGGCCGCCGGTGTTGTCGTCGGCGGCGCGGCGGGCGTTGTTGGGGGCGTATCAGCAGGCGTTGGGGGAGGGCGCCGATGTGGTGGGTGCGCGGCATCTGGTGTTGGGGTTGGCCGCGGATGCCGATTCGGTGACCGGTCGGGCGTTGGCGAGGGCGATTGAGTTGGGTGATCGGGGTGGGGCTCGGTCGGTGTTGAGCGTGACGCCGCGGCTGGACGAGTTCGGGCTGGATCTGACGGAGTTGGCGCGGGCCGGGAAGTTGGATCCGGTGGTGGGGCGGGACGCGGAGATCGAGCAGGCCATCGAGGTGCTGGGGCGGCGGTCGAAGAACAATCCGGTGTTCGTGGGTGATCCCGGGGTGGGCAAGACCGCGATCGTGGAGGGGTTGGCGCGGCGGATCGTGGCGGGGGCGGTGCCGTGGTCGTTGGCTGATGTGCGCGTGGTGTCGTTGGATCTGGCCGGGATGGTGGCGGGGGCGAAGTACCGGGGCGAGTTCGAGCAGCGGTTCCGGGACGTGCTGGCGGAGATCCGGGCGCATCGCGAGGACTTGCTGGTGTTCATCGATGAGGTGCACAGCATCGTGGGTGCTGGTGCGGGTGAGGGGTCGATGGATGCGGGCACGATGCTCAAGCCGGCGTTGGCGCGTGGTGAGGTGCGGTTGATCGGGGCGACGACGGTGGAGGAGTACCGGCGGCACGTGGGCAAGGATCCGGCGCTGGAGCGGCGGTTCGCGCCGATCATGGTCTCGGAGCCGTCGGTGGCCGACACGGTGGTGGTGTTGGAGGGGTTGCGGGAGCGGCTCCAGCGGCATCATCGGGTGCGCATCGATGATTCGGCGTTGTCGGCGGCGGCGGAGTTGTCGCAGCGCTATATCGCGGACCGGTTTTTGCCGGACAAGGCGGTGGATCTGCTGGATCAGGCTTGTTCGCGGGTGCGGTTGCGGCGTGGTGGCGAGGTGCGGGAGTCGGCGGTGTTCGAGCCGACGGTGGTCGCCGATGATGTGGCGGGTGTGGTGGCGTCGCGGACCGGGATTCCGGTGGCGGATGTGAGCGCGCAGGATGTGCAGCGGTTGTTGGGGTTGGAGCAGCAGTTGCGGTCGCGGGTGGTCGGGCAGGATGCGGCGGTGGCGGCGGTGGCCGAGGCGGTGCGCCGGGCGCGCGCGGGGTTGGCGGATCCGGATCGTCCGATCGGGAGTTTCTTGTTCCTGGGGCCCACCGGGGTGGGTAAGACGGAGTTGGCGCGGGCGTTGGCGCATGCGCTTTTCGGGGATGTGCAGCGGCTGTTGCGGTTGGACATGGGGGAGTTTCAGGAGAAGCACACGGTGTCGCGGCTGGTGGGGGCGCCGCCGGGGTATGTGGGTTATGGCGAGGCCGGGCAGTTGACGGATCGGGTGCGGCGGCAGCCGTATTCGGTGGTGTTGCTGGATGAGGTGGAGAAGGCGCACCCGGATGTGTTCAACACGTTGTTGCAGGTGCTGGATGCGGGGCGGTTGACCGATTCGCAGGGTCGGCTGGTGGATTTCCGGAATGTGGTGGTGATCATGACCTCGAATATCGGGGCGGATCGGATCATGGATGCGGGGGTGGATGCCGGGCAGTCTGCGCTGGTGGTGTTGGAGGAGTTGCGGGCGTTTTTCCGGCCGGAGTTCATTAACCGGATCGATGATGTGGTGGTGTTCCGGCCGTTGGGTGCGGAGCAGTTGCGGGGGATCGCGTCGTTGTTGTTGGAGCGGACCCGGGAGCAGTTGGCGGCCAAGGGGGTTCGGTTGGTGGTCAGTGATGCTGGGTTGGGATGGTTGGTGGAGCGGGGGTACCAGCCGGAGTTCGGGGCGCGGCCGTTGCGGCGGGTGATCGCGCGGGAGTTGGATAACCGGTTGGCGTCGATGGTGCTGTCGGGCGTGGTGTCGGCGGGTGATCAGGTGTCGGTGGATGTGGTGGATGGGGAGTTGTCGCTGGTGGTGACGTCGGTGTGGGAGCCGGTGTCGAGTGGTCGGCACGCGGCGCCGGCGGACCCTGTCGAGTCGCCGCGTTCGCGGGCGGTTCAGCGGCACAGTGTGTTGGGGTGACAGTGTGTTGGGGTGACGGGGCTGTGCGTTGGCGGTGGATGGGGTATTACGGCTGAGTAGTCATCGGCCTGTTGTGGTCTGAACGGATCGTGCGGCAGAGGCGGGAAACCGGTAGCCCGCCCCCACCGGGCCGCCTGTGACGTGGGGTTTGGTCGCGGACTGCGGTAGCGGTTGATTCTGGTAGCTGATCATGCTGTCGTGGGCGGCGAGTTGCGGGGCGGCTTCGCGCTGCCGGGTGTGAGCGGGGTGATCATGTCGGATCTGCGTCGGCGGGCCGCTGAACGTCGCGAAGCCGCGGGTGGGGTGCTGGCTGAGCTTGGGATTTTCGAGCGGTGGGCGCCTCACGGGCGTCCTTGCCTGGTGGGTTCGGTGGCGTTGGACCTGGTGGAGGAGCCAGACATCGACGTGGAGGTTTACTGCCCGGTGCCGCGAGTGGCCGCGGGGTTCGAGGTGGTCTCCGGGCTGGCCGGGCTTCCAGGTGTGCGGCGGGTGAAGTTCACCAATGCGCTGGATCTGCCGGATGCGGGCCTGTATTTCCAGGTGCAGTACGAGCGGGCGGGCCTGACCTGGAAGGTCGACATGTGGGTGCTGGGCGAGCAGCATCCGGGCCCGCGTGGATGTGATCTGGTGGCGCCGTTACGGGCGGCGTTGACCGATGAGTCGCGTGATCGTGTGCTGGCGGTGAAGGAGGCGGCTTACGCGCGGGGTGCGGCGTTGGGCGGTATCTGGGTTTACCGGGCGGTGCTGGAGGCCGGGGTGTGCGACTACGCGCAGTTCCGGGACTGGGTGGCGGACATGCCGACTGGTGAGCTGACTTTCTGGCGTCCCTGAGGCCTGGGTGGTCCGACCGCCCAGGGTGAAAGGCGATCGCGTGACCTTGGTCGGCTGCGGGGCGCGGTGCGGCTCTTCCGGTCGGGCGGGGAGGCGGTGCTGGCCCGGCTCTGATGCCGGGCCGGGACGATGACGCCCTGGACCTGCTGGACGTGCTGATCGCCTCGAAACTGCTGGCCCGCGCGGAGCGAGAATCGGCCAAGGAGAAACGCTGGAGGTGTTACTGGAGATCACCGGCGCACACGATGACCACGCTGAACAGGCCGCTGACGACGGCGACACCGTGGAGCCGGTCAGTTTGGCGCAGGTGTGGGCCGAGATCGAGGCCGTGGTGCCCCGCGCCGAGCTCGCCGACGCGCTGACTGCGGTGGTGGAGCTGGCCGGCCCGCCGGACTCCGACCCTGACGAGGCGTGGCGGGCGGAGCTGGTCAAGCGGTTCGCCACGGTCCGGCCGTTGTTGTGCGAGGTGATCCGCTTCGGCGCCGACCCGACGGGCAGCGGGTGCTGGCGGCGTTGCGGGATCTGCCGACGTTGTGGGGCGAAGGACACAACAAGGTCGACCGCTCGGAGATCGACGAACAGCTGCTCATCGGCTCGTGGCGCCGTCTGGTGCTGCACGCCCCGGAACTGGAGCCGGGCACGATCGACTGGCGGGCCTACACCTTCTGCGTGCTGGAGCAGTTCCACCGCTGTTTGCGGCGCCGGGACATCTTCGCGGTCAACTCCAGCAAGTGGGGCGACCCGCGCGCGAAACTGCTGGCAGGCAAGGCATGGATCACGGCGAAGCCGGTGGTGCTGTCCAGTCTCGGCCTGCCACCGGACCCCGACGATCATCTCGATGAGCGTGCCGAGCTGCTGGACGCCACCTTCCGCGGGGTCGCCGGCCGGGTGCCGGATAACACCGCGGTGCACTTCGACGACGCCGGGCGTCTGCACCTGGCGGCGCTCCCGGCGGAGGCGGAACCGCCGAGCCTGGAGAACCTGCGGGTGCTGACCAACCGGATGCTGCCCCGCGTGGATCCGCCTGAGGTGCTGCTGGAGGTGTTCTCCTGGACCGGCGCCGACCAGGCGTTCACTCCGGTCACCGGCGGCGAGGCCCGGCTGGCCGACCCGCATGACTGGGGCCAGAAACGGGGTGCGACGTGGCTGAACATGGTCAACGACCAGGCCGCCGGGCTCGCGGGCAAGGTTGTGGCGGGAACCCCGCGCGACTCCCTGCACGTCCTGGACGTGCTCTACGACCGCGACGGCGGACAGCGCCCGCAGATGATCGTGACCGACACCGCCTCGTAATCCGACATCGTCTTCGGACTCCTCACCTTGGCGGGGTTCTCTTACGCACCGCAGCTGGCGGACCTGCCGGATCAGAAACTGTGGCGCATCGACACCAAGGCGGACTACGGGCCGTTCGGCACCGCCGCCCGCGGCCGCATCGACCTGGAGCGGGTGCGGAGAAACTGGGAGGACATCCCGCGGGTCACCGCCTCCATCCA
The sequence above is a segment of the Saccharopolyspora phatthalungensis genome. Coding sequences within it:
- a CDS encoding MFS transporter, encoding MTAADLSRVETSELVGTGERRLSRALVLTIAFGAVLQALNASTMAVALVDIRDQFDAGAAASWMISGLYLATAVGSPTAGRLADLFGSRRVFLASLALTLVASAAAPLAPNLGWLIAFRVLLGIGTCAAFPAGVAMLRAEADRLGVELPTAALSVLAIGGQVMVAFGPVVGGVLVQYWGWRSIFLMNLPLAAVVIVMALVWLPRDRGVDKRASVWGRLDLVGAGLFAATVAVLMLFLLSLSERPQWWWLPVLAVVAAAFVAFELRAREPFVDVRMLAGNRALSGTYLRTALTYVAFYMVFFGFPMWLQSARGLPPGQVGLVVLPIALLAMASVAVAGRVLPRMGHWPVLVAGSAMLLAGGVGLILLDATAVVGALVAVAAVLGVPNGFNNIGNQSALYRQAAARDAGIAAGLFRTSQYVGANIAAAMIELCFAGPVSDPGLHRLGGVVAGISAVLLVGALVGLVVGRRFR
- a CDS encoding ATP-dependent Clp protease ATP-binding subunit, whose product is MLRTGLLLESGCRRGLRVLVEVAPLVRGSVGDSSAAFDSLFSDVFSGTSEGASASERGLALGTLLDAQAHEVVSKAVRATVDWGSRELDGAHLLWAVTQVPATAELLVSSGVRVAELSSAVRSAVVAAQDPGVAGWPPVLSSAARRALLGAYQQALGEGADVVGARHLVLGLAADADSVTGRALARAIELGDRGGARSVLSVTPRLDEFGLDLTELARAGKLDPVVGRDAEIEQAIEVLGRRSKNNPVFVGDPGVGKTAIVEGLARRIVAGAVPWSLADVRVVSLDLAGMVAGAKYRGEFEQRFRDVLAEIRAHREDLLVFIDEVHSIVGAGAGEGSMDAGTMLKPALARGEVRLIGATTVEEYRRHVGKDPALERRFAPIMVSEPSVADTVVVLEGLRERLQRHHRVRIDDSALSAAAELSQRYIADRFLPDKAVDLLDQACSRVRLRRGGEVRESAVFEPTVVADDVAGVVASRTGIPVADVSAQDVQRLLGLEQQLRSRVVGQDAAVAAVAEAVRRARAGLADPDRPIGSFLFLGPTGVGKTELARALAHALFGDVQRLLRLDMGEFQEKHTVSRLVGAPPGYVGYGEAGQLTDRVRRQPYSVVLLDEVEKAHPDVFNTLLQVLDAGRLTDSQGRLVDFRNVVVIMTSNIGADRIMDAGVDAGQSALVVLEELRAFFRPEFINRIDDVVVFRPLGAEQLRGIASLLLERTREQLAAKGVRLVVSDAGLGWLVERGYQPEFGARPLRRVIARELDNRLASMVLSGVVSAGDQVSVDVVDGELSLVVTSVWEPVSSGRHAAPADPVESPRSRAVQRHSVLG